The Chitinophaga flava genome has a segment encoding these proteins:
- the tilS gene encoding tRNA lysidine(34) synthetase TilS, with amino-acid sequence MPHHLLTNFTSYITGQQLFDRTQRILLAVSGGVDSVVMAHLFKQAGFAVGIAHCNFQLRGEESQRDEQFVQQLATSLNLPLYNTRFDTEAYTTQHNVSIQVAARELRYQWLEEVRSREGYSYIATAHHMQDSVETALMNFCKGTGIAGLHGILPKQDRIIRPLLFAEKDILVAYAALHQIAFVEDSSNITDKYTRNFFRHNIIPQMQEMFPAAVRNMDGTIFRMREAEMLYQESVARHRKRLLVKKDNSWMIPVLKLKLTVPLQTIAWELLKDFGCSVAQTQQVLQLLDSESGRYVETATHRIIRNRNWLLITPEARQDAPLYVIDQSPAHVAYGNAHLQLRLQERGLATIPTAPAVAWLDAAKVSFPLILRRWKQGDYFYPLGMPKKKKVSRFLIDQKLSLPQKENVWVLESGKRIIWVVGMRIDDRFKITTATQQVLCIETK; translated from the coding sequence ATGCCGCATCACTTACTGACTAATTTTACATCTTATATCACCGGGCAACAGCTGTTTGACCGTACCCAGCGCATCCTGCTTGCAGTGAGCGGTGGCGTAGACTCTGTTGTGATGGCCCATCTGTTCAAACAGGCTGGTTTCGCCGTGGGTATCGCCCACTGCAATTTTCAGCTGAGAGGAGAAGAATCGCAGCGGGATGAACAGTTTGTACAACAGCTGGCCACCTCGCTGAACCTGCCTTTATACAACACCCGTTTTGATACGGAAGCCTACACCACACAGCATAATGTCAGCATACAGGTAGCTGCCCGGGAACTACGCTATCAGTGGCTGGAAGAGGTACGCAGCCGCGAAGGGTACAGCTATATCGCTACTGCCCATCATATGCAGGACAGCGTAGAAACAGCCCTGATGAACTTTTGCAAAGGTACCGGCATTGCCGGATTGCATGGTATCCTGCCTAAACAGGACAGGATAATACGCCCGCTGCTGTTTGCTGAAAAGGATATCCTCGTTGCTTATGCAGCCCTGCATCAGATTGCTTTTGTGGAGGATAGTTCAAATATAACGGACAAGTATACACGTAATTTTTTTCGTCACAACATTATTCCGCAGATGCAGGAGATGTTCCCTGCAGCAGTCCGCAATATGGATGGTACCATCTTCCGGATGAGGGAAGCGGAAATGTTGTATCAGGAATCAGTAGCCCGCCATCGTAAAAGGTTGCTGGTAAAGAAAGATAATTCCTGGATGATACCGGTACTGAAACTGAAGCTGACCGTTCCGCTGCAAACCATTGCCTGGGAACTGTTGAAAGACTTTGGTTGCTCCGTGGCTCAAACCCAACAGGTGCTGCAACTGCTGGATAGCGAATCCGGACGGTATGTGGAAACAGCTACACACCGTATCATTCGCAACCGCAACTGGTTGCTGATCACACCGGAGGCCCGTCAGGATGCACCGCTGTATGTGATTGATCAGTCGCCTGCTCATGTGGCCTATGGCAATGCCCATCTGCAGCTGCGTCTGCAGGAGCGGGGCCTGGCTACTATTCCCACTGCTCCGGCTGTTGCCTGGCTGGACGCAGCCAAAGTGAGTTTCCCTCTGATATTACGCAGATGGAAACAAGGGGATTATTTTTATCCACTCGGTATGCCGAAGAAGAAAAAGGTGAGCCGTTTTCTAATAGATCAGAAATTGTCTCTGCCTCAAAAAGAAAACGTCTGGGTGCTGGAGTCGGGCAAGAGAATCATCTGGGTAGTGGGCATGCGGATAGATGACCGCTTCAAAATTACTACTGCTACACAACAGGTGCTTTGCATCGAAACAAAATAA
- a CDS encoding tetratricopeptide repeat protein, with translation MDRIAQIKQMLETSPNDSFLKHALALEYIKLNNDTAARRLFEELLAHEPGYTGSYYHLGKLLERVGDREAAIATYEKGMAMAKAANERHTYNELQSAYEELVY, from the coding sequence ATGGATAGAATAGCACAGATTAAACAGATGCTGGAAACCAGCCCAAACGACAGTTTTCTGAAACACGCCCTGGCACTGGAATACATTAAATTAAACAACGACACTGCAGCCCGCCGGCTGTTCGAAGAATTATTAGCCCATGAACCCGGATATACCGGTTCCTATTACCATCTGGGTAAACTGCTCGAAAGAGTGGGAGACAGGGAAGCAGCTATCGCCACTTACGAAAAAGGTATGGCCATGGCCAAGGCTGCCAATGAAAGACATACCTATAACGAATTACAATCGGCCTACGAAGAACTGGTCTATTAA
- a CDS encoding electron transfer flavoprotein subunit beta/FixA family protein, with amino-acid sequence MKILVCISKTPDTTAKIAFTDNNTKFNEAGVQFIINPYDEWYALVRALELKETVGADVHLITVGGADCEPIIRKALALGGDEAFRINADSADSYYIAAQIAAHAKEKQYDIIFTGKETIDYNGSGIGGMVAELLDLPYVSIAAKFDLNGTKATINREIEGGEEICEVSLPVVVSCQKGMAEARIPNMRGIMAARTKPLAVVEPVAADTLTSVVSFELPPAKAGVKMISPDNVAELVKLLHEEAKVI; translated from the coding sequence ATGAAGATTTTAGTTTGTATCAGTAAAACTCCGGACACGACTGCAAAAATAGCTTTCACGGACAATAACACGAAATTCAATGAAGCTGGTGTTCAGTTTATTATTAACCCATACGATGAATGGTATGCACTGGTGAGAGCTCTGGAGCTGAAGGAAACGGTAGGCGCGGATGTTCATCTGATTACGGTGGGCGGAGCTGATTGTGAGCCTATCATCCGCAAAGCGCTGGCGCTCGGTGGTGATGAGGCATTCAGGATAAATGCTGACAGTGCGGATAGTTATTACATCGCAGCACAGATTGCGGCACATGCAAAAGAAAAACAATACGATATCATATTTACCGGTAAAGAAACTATTGACTACAACGGTTCCGGCATAGGCGGTATGGTGGCCGAACTGCTGGACCTTCCCTATGTATCTATCGCAGCGAAGTTTGACCTCAATGGCACCAAAGCTACGATCAACCGCGAGATTGAGGGAGGTGAAGAGATCTGTGAAGTTTCACTGCCGGTGGTTGTGTCCTGCCAGAAAGGAATGGCTGAAGCCCGTATTCCTAACATGCGCGGTATCATGGCAGCGAGAACCAAACCGCTGGCTGTTGTGGAGCCTGTTGCTGCAGACACCCTGACCAGTGTGGTGAGTTTTGAATTGCCACCAGCCAAGGCAGGTGTGAAAATGATCAGCCCGGACAATGTGGCTGAACTGGTGAAATTGCTGCACGAAGAAGCCAAAGTCATCTAA
- a CDS encoding electron transfer flavoprotein subunit alpha/FixB family protein codes for MSILIFADQTQGKIKKAALEAVQYGSKIAAQLGTTATALVLGPADDTELAALGNYGATKVLHAADARLHEVESTVYTKIITEAAAKENAIVVIFPHNFDGKAIAPRVAARLKAGLVAGAVSYPDTSNGFVVKKSVFSGKAFANINIVSEKKVISLIPNTYPAVAGSGTATVEAFAPAINDADFKVKVVKVETVSGDIPLTEAEIIVSGGRGMKGPENWGMLEDLAKALGAATASSRPVADSGWRPHHEHVGQTGLTVRPNLYIAIGISGAIQHLAGVNGSKVIVVVNKDPEAPFFKAADYGIVGDAFEVVPKLTEAVKAFKGKG; via the coding sequence ATGTCTATATTAATATTCGCCGATCAGACACAGGGAAAAATCAAAAAAGCAGCACTGGAAGCAGTACAATACGGTTCCAAAATAGCAGCGCAACTGGGCACTACTGCCACTGCACTCGTACTGGGACCTGCAGACGATACAGAACTGGCTGCACTGGGCAACTATGGCGCTACTAAAGTATTACATGCAGCCGATGCTCGCCTGCACGAAGTAGAGAGCACTGTATATACCAAAATCATTACAGAAGCGGCCGCCAAGGAAAATGCTATCGTGGTTATTTTCCCGCACAACTTTGACGGTAAGGCAATAGCTCCGCGTGTAGCAGCCCGTCTGAAAGCCGGACTGGTAGCTGGTGCTGTTTCCTACCCGGATACCAGCAATGGATTTGTGGTAAAGAAAAGTGTTTTCTCCGGTAAGGCTTTCGCTAATATCAATATCGTATCTGAGAAAAAAGTTATCTCTCTTATTCCTAACACCTACCCTGCAGTAGCTGGTTCCGGAACCGCTACAGTAGAAGCTTTTGCACCGGCCATCAATGATGCCGACTTTAAAGTAAAAGTGGTGAAGGTGGAGACTGTAAGCGGCGATATTCCGTTGACAGAAGCTGAAATCATTGTCAGCGGTGGCCGTGGTATGAAAGGGCCTGAGAACTGGGGTATGCTGGAAGACCTGGCTAAAGCGCTGGGGGCAGCAACTGCCAGCTCCCGTCCGGTAGCTGATTCCGGCTGGCGTCCTCACCACGAGCATGTTGGACAGACTGGTCTTACCGTAAGGCCCAATCTGTATATCGCGATAGGCATTTCCGGCGCTATCCAGCACCTGGCTGGTGTAAACGGAAGCAAGGTGATCGTGGTAGTCAACAAGGACCCGGAAGCGCCTTTCTTCAAAGCTGCAGATTATGGCATAGTTGGTGATGCATTTGAGGTGGTACCGAAACTGACCGAAGCGGTAAAGGCGTTTAAAGGAAAAGGCTGA
- a CDS encoding bifunctional nuclease family protein: MRKIELEIVALSHSITQTHSYAVVLGEVNGLRRLPIVIGGFEAQAIAVALEKMQPSRPLTHDLMKNFMNAFNIELHEVVISNLQEGIFYSKLICSSNDETIEIDSRTSDALALAVRFGCPIYTFENILNSAGILLDDPAGKKSTKPVTPTISEHERGAEDDLKAMNLEELTQLLQEVLEQEDYIRAIAIRDEINSRKSK; encoded by the coding sequence ATGAGAAAAATAGAACTGGAAATAGTTGCTTTATCGCACAGCATTACGCAGACTCATTCATATGCCGTGGTATTGGGAGAAGTAAATGGTTTGCGCCGTTTACCCATCGTGATCGGAGGCTTTGAAGCGCAGGCGATAGCCGTGGCTTTAGAAAAGATGCAACCCAGCCGCCCTCTTACACATGACCTGATGAAGAACTTCATGAATGCTTTTAATATAGAGCTACATGAGGTCGTGATCAGTAATCTGCAGGAAGGAATTTTTTACTCCAAGCTTATCTGCTCAAGTAATGATGAGACGATCGAAATAGATTCCCGTACATCCGATGCCCTGGCGCTGGCCGTACGTTTTGGTTGTCCGATCTACACGTTTGAAAATATCCTCAACAGTGCTGGCATCCTGCTGGACGATCCTGCCGGCAAAAAAAGCACGAAGCCGGTTACCCCTACTATTTCTGAGCATGAGAGAGGAGCCGAAGATGATCTGAAAGCCATGAACCTGGAAGAGCTGACACAGCTTCTGCAGGAAGTATTGGAGCAGGAAGATTATATCCGCGCTATCGCCATCCGCGACGAAATCAACAGCCGTAAAAGCAAATAA
- the ispE gene encoding 4-(cytidine 5'-diphospho)-2-C-methyl-D-erythritol kinase yields the protein MIVFPNCKINLGLYITGKRADGFHDLETVFYPLPVTDALEVIAPGSLQFTSSGIPVPGDAADNLCLKAFHLVQQDYPQLQPVNIHLHKNIPIGAGLGGGSADAAFMLQLLNSKFQLGLQQEQLINYAAQLGSDCPFFIANSPCYATGRGEALEPLSLDLSGYSFLLVHPGIHVNTGWAFRQITPQAPAHSLKEMIQLPVTEWHRVIGNDFEAPVFAAHPVLAEIKATMYSQGAVYASMSGSGSAVVGIFPKNKIADILWDASYRVFKVN from the coding sequence ATGATCGTTTTTCCCAACTGCAAGATCAATCTGGGTCTGTATATCACTGGTAAACGTGCCGATGGTTTTCACGACCTGGAAACCGTATTCTATCCCCTGCCGGTAACTGATGCACTTGAAGTTATCGCGCCGGGTTCCCTGCAGTTCACCAGTAGCGGGATTCCTGTGCCAGGCGATGCCGCTGACAATCTGTGCCTCAAAGCGTTTCATTTAGTGCAGCAGGATTATCCGCAGCTGCAGCCTGTCAATATCCATCTTCATAAAAATATTCCTATCGGGGCCGGCCTGGGCGGAGGTTCCGCAGATGCGGCTTTTATGCTGCAACTGCTGAATAGTAAGTTTCAACTGGGACTCCAGCAGGAGCAGCTGATCAACTATGCTGCACAGCTGGGAAGTGACTGTCCGTTTTTTATCGCCAACAGCCCTTGTTATGCCACGGGCCGTGGCGAGGCGCTAGAGCCACTGTCGCTTGATTTGTCGGGGTACTCTTTTCTGCTGGTACATCCCGGCATACATGTTAATACCGGCTGGGCTTTCCGTCAGATAACCCCGCAGGCGCCGGCTCATTCTCTGAAAGAGATGATACAGTTGCCGGTAACGGAATGGCATCGTGTGATTGGTAATGATTTTGAGGCGCCGGTGTTTGCGGCGCATCCTGTGCTGGCAGAGATAAAGGCAACGATGTACAGTCAGGGGGCAGTGTATGCCAGCATGAGTGGTAGTGGTTCGGCGGTGGTGGGCATCTTCCCTAAAAACAAAATAGCTGACATCTTGTGGGATGCCAGCTATCGGGTATTTAAAGTTAATTAG
- the rplT gene encoding 50S ribosomal protein L20 codes for MPRSVNAVASRARRKRILKQAKGFYGKRKNVYTVAKNVLEKGLTYSYVGRKLKKRNYRQLWIARINAAVRAEGLTYSVFMNKLAGKNIDLNRKVLADLAMNEPETFKALVASVK; via the coding sequence ATGCCTCGTTCAGTTAACGCCGTAGCTTCAAGAGCCCGGAGAAAAAGGATCTTAAAGCAAGCCAAAGGCTTCTACGGTAAAAGGAAAAATGTTTACACCGTAGCGAAGAACGTCCTCGAGAAAGGACTCACCTACAGCTATGTTGGTCGTAAATTAAAGAAAAGAAACTATCGTCAGCTGTGGATCGCTCGTATCAACGCTGCCGTTAGAGCAGAAGGTCTGACCTACTCTGTGTTCATGAATAAATTAGCTGGTAAGAACATCGATCTGAACAGAAAAGTGCTCGCAGATCTGGCTATGAATGAACCAGAAACTTTCAAAGCTCTGGTAGCTTCCGTAAAGTAA
- the rpmI gene encoding 50S ribosomal protein L35, producing MPKVRTHSRAKKTFKVGGNGQIKRFMAFKSHLLTKKSTKRKRSLRGSTLVHEANLNLVKRMLGLR from the coding sequence ATGCCCAAAGTAAGAACACATTCCCGCGCCAAGAAAACCTTCAAGGTTGGCGGGAACGGACAGATTAAGCGGTTTATGGCCTTCAAAAGCCACTTACTGACTAAAAAATCTACGAAGAGAAAACGTAGCCTGAGAGGAAGTACGCTGGTTCACGAAGCAAACCTTAACCTGGTTAAGAGAATGCTCGGTCTCCGCTAA